Proteins from a single region of Verrucosispora sp. NA02020:
- a CDS encoding NUDIX domain-containing protein, with protein MSTEPLRCAGALIVDPAGRIFFQRRSPHRRLFPNSWDIVGGHLEPGETVEQALRREVTEETGWRVSEIIAQVGEYRYVGDDGLARIESDWLVRVDGDLTAPVLEVGKHTEYRWLGPADLDLLDEDRDVNDGLIRRIAEQAFELLGPTGS; from the coding sequence GTGTCCACCGAGCCGCTGCGCTGCGCCGGAGCGCTGATCGTCGACCCCGCCGGGCGCATCTTCTTCCAACGCCGCTCGCCGCACCGCCGCCTGTTCCCGAACAGCTGGGACATCGTCGGCGGGCACCTCGAACCCGGCGAGACCGTCGAACAGGCACTGCGCCGGGAGGTCACCGAGGAGACCGGCTGGCGGGTCTCGGAGATCATCGCGCAGGTCGGCGAGTACCGGTACGTGGGCGACGACGGCCTGGCCCGGATCGAGAGCGACTGGCTCGTCCGGGTCGACGGCGACCTGACGGCACCGGTCCTGGAGGTCGGCAAGCACACCGAGTACCGCTGGCTCGGCCCGGCCGACCTCGACCTGCTCGACGAGGACCGCGACGTCAACGACGGACTGATCCGGCGGATCGCCGAACAGGCCTTCGAACTCCTGGGTCCGACCGGTTCGTGA